One genomic window of Medicago truncatula cultivar Jemalong A17 chromosome 1, MtrunA17r5.0-ANR, whole genome shotgun sequence includes the following:
- the LOC11407644 gene encoding probable beta-D-xylosidase 2 translates to MDSILITIVFLLLLMSSEARDPFACDPKNTSTNNFPFCKASLPIPTRVNDLIGRLTLQEKVSMLVNNAAAVPRVGIKGYEWWSEALHGVSNVGPGTKFAGQFPAATSFPQVITTVASFNASLWEAIGRVASDEARAMYNGGTAGLTYWSPNVNIFRDPRWGRGQETPGEDPILAGKYAASYVRGLQGTDSSRLKVAASCKHFTAYDLDNWNGVDRFHFNAKVSKQDMEDTFNVPFRMCVKEGNVASVMCSYNQVNGVPTCADPNLLKRTIRGQWHLDGYIVSDCDSVGVFYTNQHYTSTPEEAAADAIKAGLDLDCGPFLAQHTQNAVKKGLLTETDVNGALANTLTVQMRLGMFDGEPSAQPYGNLGPTDVCTPTHQELALDAARQGIVLLKNTGPSLPLSTKNHQTVAVIGPNSNATVTMIGNYAGIACGYTSPLQGIGKYARTIHEPGCANVACNDDKQFGSALNAARQADATVLVMGLDQSIEAEMVDRTGLLLPGHQQDLVSKVAAASRGPTILVLMSGGPIDITFAKNDPRIMGILWAGYPGQAGGAAIADILFGTTNPGAKLPMTWYPQGYLKNLAMTNMAMRPSSSTGYPGRTYRFYNGPVVYPFGYGLSYTNFVHTLASAPKVVSVPVDGHRRGNSSNKAAIRVTHARCGKLSIRLDIDVKNVGSKDGTNTLLVFSVPPTGNGHWAPQKQLVAFEKVYVPAKAQQRVRINIHVCKLLSVVDKSGTRRIPMGAHSIHIGDVKHFVSLQEQKLGIIKT, encoded by the exons ATGGATTCGATCCTCATCACCATTGTATTTCTCCTTCTCTTAATGAGTAGTGAAGCACGTGACCCTTTTGCATGTGACCCAAAAAACACCTCCACAAATAACTTTCCATTTTGCAAGGCATCACTGCCTATACCAACAAGGGTGAATGACCTCATTGGAAGATTGACATTGCAAGAAAAGGTTAGCATGTTGGTGAACAATGCTGCCGCGGTTCCAAGGGTTGGGATCAAAGGCTATGAGTGGTGGTCAGAGGCTCTTCATGGAGTTTCAAATGTGGGACCAGGAACTAAGTTTGCTGGCCAATTCCCAGCTGCCACTAGCTTCCCTCAAGTCATCACTACCGTTGCTTCATTCAATGCTTCCTTGTGGGAAGCAATTGGACGG GTTGCTTCGGACGAAGCAAGGGCAATGTACAACGGAGGAACGGCAGGGTTGACATATTGGAGTCCAAATGTGAACATTTTTCGGGACCCACGATGGGGTCGTGGACAGGAGACTCCCGGTGAGGATCCAATTCTAGCAGGTAAATACGCTGCCAGTTATGTGAGAGGACTACAGGGAACAGACAGTAGCCGGTTAAAGGTGGCTGCTTCATGTAAACACTTTACCGCTTATGATCTCGATAATTGGAATGGTGTGGATCGCTTTCACTTTAATGCAAAG GTTAGCAAACAGGACATGGAAGACACGTTCAATGTGCCATTTAGGATGTGTGTGAAGGAAGGTAATGTGGCTAGTGTGATGTGTTCTTACAATCAGGTTAATGGTGTCCCTACTTGTGCTGACCCCAATCTTCTAAAGAGAACAATTCGTGGTCAATGGCATCTTGATGG GTACATTGTATCAGATTGTGACTCTGTTGGGGTATTTTACACTAACCAACATTATACATCAACACCAGAAGAAGCTGCTGCTGATGCCATTAAAGCAG GTTTGGATTTGGATTGTGGACCTTTCCTTGCACAACATACCCAAAATGCTGTTAAAAAAGGCCTGTTAACCGAAACTGATGTAAATGGTGCTTTGGCAAACACACTTACAGTCCAAATGAGGTTAGGAATGTTTGATGGTGAGCCATCAGCTCAACCATATGGCAACCTTGGTCCAACTGATGTGTGCACTCCAACTCACCAAGAGCTAGCTCTTGATGCTGCAAGACAAGGAATTGTGCTTCTTAAGAACACTGGTCCTTCTTTGCCTCTCTCCACAAAGAATCATCAGACTGTGGCAGTAATTGGGCCTAATTCTAATGCTACTGTCACCATGATCGGCAACTATGCTG gtaTTGCTTGTGGATACACAAGTCCACTACAAGGAATAGGGAAATATGCAAGGACTATTCACGAGCCCGGTTGTGCGAATGTGGCATGCAATGATGATAAACAATTTGGGTCGGCTCTAAATGCAGCCCGTCAAGCGGATGCTACTGTTCTAGTGATGGGATTGGATCAGTCAATTGAGGCTGAAATGGTAGATAGGACTGGTTTACTTCTTCCTGGACATCAACAAGACCTTGTTTCAAAGGTAGCGGCTGCCTCGAGAGGCCCAACCATTTTGGTCTTAATGTCTGGTGGGCCTATAGATATAACTTTTGCAAAGAATGATCCTCGAATTATGGGCATTTTGTGGGCTGGTTATCCTGGTCAAGCCGGTGGTGCTGCCATTGCGGATATATTGTTTGGAACCACTAACCCAG GAGCTAAGCTACCTATGACATGGTACCCACAAGGTTACCTCAAAAACTTGGCAATGACAAATATGGCAATGAGACCAAGCTCATCCACAGGGTACCCTGGGAGAACCTATCGTTTTTACAACGGCCCTGTGGTATATCCATTTGGTTACGGATTATCTTACACAAACTTTGTTCACACATTAGCTAGTGCACCAAAAGTGGTGTCAGTTCCAGTAGACGGACACCGCCGTGGAAACAGCTCAAACAAAGCAGCAATTAGAGTGACACATGCACGATGTGGCAAGCTTTCAATTAGACTTGACATTGATGTTAAAAACGTTGGTTCAAAAGATGGTACTAACACTTTGTTGGTGTTCTCAGTACCACCTACAGGTAATGGTCATTGGGCACCACAGAAGCAACTAGTGGCTTTTGAGAAAGTTTATGTTCCTGCTAAGGCTCAGCAACGAGTGAGGATCAATATTCATGTATGTAAGCTTTTGAGTGTGGTTGATAAGTCTGGGACTAGGAGAATTCCAATGGGAGCACATAGTATTCACATTGGTGATGTTAAACATTTTGTATCACTTCAAGAACAAAAACTAGGGATCATCAAgacctga
- the LOC11414442 gene encoding uncharacterized protein, which yields MAVTTSFLNSTEKKQHWWLTNRKIVEKYIKDARTLIATQERNEIVSAISLLDSALAISPSSDQALEMKARSLLYLRRFKDVANMLQDYIPSLKMANDDSGSVSSSSDGSSQQLSREGVKLLSSSDSSAPDQSYFKCFSVSDLKKRVMAGLCKSYDNEGYWRYLVLGKACCHLGLMEDAMVLLQTGKRLASAAFRRESVCWSDDSFSLWSSPFSGDGALSKQSTTTPPKSPLSESETVNQLLAHIKFLLRRRAAAIAAMDAGLHSEAIRHFSKIVDGRRGAPQGFLAECYMHRASAFRSAGRIADSIADCNRTLSLDPTCIQALEARASILETIRCYQDCLHDLEHLKLLYNTILRDRKLAGPLWKRHNVRYNEIPGKLCTLTAKIQQLKQKLSCGETRNVDYYGLIGLRRGCARSELQRAHLLLSLKHKPEKAIGFIERCELADERDLESVKDRARMASMLLYRLLQKGYTNVMNTILEEEASAEKQKKMVLQLQQTNANVHVIQASTNAHVTQASTNAHVNVNVNVNAVVEVLQKKSREEMLEEKYAMSSPSIVNPTVFQGVFCRDLTVVGNLLSQRFSNRSIPVKYEALSC from the exons atggctGTCACAACTTCCTTTCTGAATTCAACAGAGAAAAAACAACACTGGTGGCTCACAAACCGTAAG aTTGTTGAGAAATATATCAAAGATGCAAGAACACTCATTGCAACACAAGAACGAAACGAGATTGTTTCAGCTATAAGTCTTCTAGACTCAGCTTTAGCTATTTCTCCAAGTTCAGATCAAGCCCTAGAGATGAAAGCAAGATCTTTGCTCTATTTGAGAAGATTCAAAGACGTAGCAAATATGCTTCAAGATTATATTCCAAGTTTGAAAATGGCTAATGATGATTCTGGctctgtttcttcttcttctgatgGTTCTTCTCAACAGCTTTCAAGAGAAGGTGTGAAGTTACTTTCTTCATCGGATTCCTCTGCTCCAGATCAGAGCTACTTCAAGTGTTTCTCTGTTTCTGATTTGAAAAAACGTGTCATGGCTGGTCTCTGTAAAAGTTATGACAATGAAGGATATTggag ATACTTGGTTTTGGGCAAAGCATGTTGTCACTTAGGCCTAATGGAAGATGCAATGGTTCTTTTGCAAACCGGAAAACGTCTCGCGAGTGCAGCATTTCGTCGTGAAAGCGTTTGTTGGTCTGATGACAGCTTCTCCCTGTGGAGCTCACCGTTCTCCGGTGATGGTGCTTTGTCAAAGCAATCAACAACCACTCCACCAAAAAGTCCTTTATCAGAATCTGAAACTGTGAACCAACTCCTAGCACATATAAAATTCCTCCTGCGTCGACGTGCGGCTGCAATAGCCGCAATGGACGCAGGACTCCACTCAGAAGCCATCCGTCACTTCTCTAAAATTGTTGATGGCCGCCGCGGCGCTCCTCAAGGATTCCTTGCAGAATGCTACATGCATAGAGCCTCTGCTTTTCGTTCTGCAGGTAGAATTGCTGACTCAATTGCTGATTGTAACAGAACACTATCATTAGACCCTACATGTATCCAAGCACTGGAAGCTAGAGCTTCAATTCTAGAAACAATTCGTTGCTACCAAGATTGTCTACATGATCTTGAACATTTGAAGCTTCTATACAACACAATTTTGCGTGATCGAAAACTTGCTGGACCGTTATGGAAACGACATAATGTTCGTTACAATGAGATTCCTGGGAAATTATGCACCTTAACCGcaaaaattcaacaattgaaacaaaaattgtcTTGTGGCGAAACGCGTAATGTGGACTATTATGGTTTGATTGGTTTAAGACGTGGTTGTGCCCGTTCGGAATTGCAACGGGCACATCTTTTGCTTAGTTTGAAACATAAACCAGAGAAAGCTATTGGTTTCATTGAACGGTGTGAACTCGCGGATGAACGTGATCTTGAATCGGTTAAGGATAGAGCTAGAATGGCTTCCATGTTGTTGTATAGGTTGCTTCAAAAAGGTTATACAAATGTTATGAATACAATTCTTGAAGAAGAAGCTTCTGCTGAGAAACAGAAGAAAATGGTTTTGCAGTTACAACAAACAAATGCAAATGTACATGTTATTCAAGCTTCTACAAATGCACATGTTACTCAAGCTTCTACAAATGCACATGTTAATGTTAATGTGAATGTGAATGCAGTTGTTGAAGTGTTACAAAAGAAAAGTAGAGAAGAAATGTTGGAGGAAAAGTATGCAATGTCTTCACCAAGCATAGTGAATCCAACGGTGTTTCAAGGAGTGTTTTGCCGTGATCTAACGGTGGTGGGGAACTTGCTTTCACAAAGGTTTAGTAATAGGTCAATTCCAGTGAAGTACGAGGCTcttagttgttga
- the LOC11414889 gene encoding uncharacterized protein isoform X2, whose translation MGNQVSFRPSDPTGKVVFLDGSVHEFDEAITVAELMMDHPQKVVVEFHSAVNQKRPTPLPADKKLDMNKIYLMLPVKQGKPIGLSGEETRRVLLMRKEEVMEEKGERHDFSENLPEIMEGRPDYLNRQISGKGWKPSLDTIKEKNIEKKHTHWLFLKSF comes from the exons ATGGGAAACCAAGTCTCATTTCGTCCTTCAGATCCAACAGGTAAAGTAGTTTTCTTAGATGGTTCAGTTCATGAATTTGATGAAGCAATAACAGTGGCAGAGTTAATGATGGATCATCCACAAAAAGTAGTAGTTGAGTTTCATTCAGCTGTGAACCAAAAAAGACCAACACCATTACCTGCTGACAAGAAGCTAGATATGAACAAGATATATTTGATGCTTCCAGTGAAGCAAGGGAAGCCTATTGGTTTAAGCGGCGAAGAAACTCGCCGAGTTCTTTTGATG AGAAAGGAAGAGGTGATGGAGGAGAAGGGAGAGAGACATGATTTTTCGGAGAATTTGCCGGAAATAATGGAAGGGAGACCAGATTATTTGAATAGGCAGATTTCAGGGAAAGGGTGGAAGCCTAGCTTGGATACTATTAAGGAGAAGAATATTGAGAAAAAACATACTCATTGGTTGTTCCTCAAGAGTTTTTAG
- the LOC11414889 gene encoding uncharacterized protein isoform X1 yields MGNQVSFRPSDPTGKVVFLDGSVHEFDEAITVAELMMDHPQKVVVEFHSAVNQKRPTPLPADKKLDMNKIYLMLPVKQGKPIGLSGEETRRVLLMVNSILNSNYVLCSSKFLPWFSSLCHNSEIVEPQRKEEVMEEKGERHDFSENLPEIMEGRPDYLNRQISGKGWKPSLDTIKEKNIEKKHTHWLFLKSF; encoded by the coding sequence ATGGGAAACCAAGTCTCATTTCGTCCTTCAGATCCAACAGGTAAAGTAGTTTTCTTAGATGGTTCAGTTCATGAATTTGATGAAGCAATAACAGTGGCAGAGTTAATGATGGATCATCCACAAAAAGTAGTAGTTGAGTTTCATTCAGCTGTGAACCAAAAAAGACCAACACCATTACCTGCTGACAAGAAGCTAGATATGAACAAGATATATTTGATGCTTCCAGTGAAGCAAGGGAAGCCTATTGGTTTAAGCGGCGAAGAAACTCGCCGAGTTCTTTTGATGGTTAATTCTATTCTGAATTCTAATTATGTTTTGTGTTCTTCTAAGTTTCTTCCTTGGTTTAGTAGTTTATGTCATAACAGTGAAATTGTGGAACCTCAGAGAAAGGAAGAGGTGATGGAGGAGAAGGGAGAGAGACATGATTTTTCGGAGAATTTGCCGGAAATAATGGAAGGGAGACCAGATTATTTGAATAGGCAGATTTCAGGGAAAGGGTGGAAGCCTAGCTTGGATACTATTAAGGAGAAGAATATTGAGAAAAAACATACTCATTGGTTGTTCCTCAAGAGTTTTTAG